From Magnolia sinica isolate HGM2019 chromosome 13, MsV1, whole genome shotgun sequence, one genomic window encodes:
- the LOC131224365 gene encoding protein LURP-one-related 5-like, whose product MSRIYPTESGWPTKRPSSTDGPTLLTVWKKSSMAFQGTDGFSVFDGKGRLVYRVDNYSRKNRYMSGGLVLMDGTGRALLTLRPQILSMTHRWNGFRGDNCLKTRPVMPVFSMRRRSILQNSDEAEVFLSGPKNHVPIPDFTMDGCFRKRHCKIRSATGELAAEISRKKVNTTVLLSDDVFSLVVQPGYDCELIMAFVIVMDRICGKPYAPAFCS is encoded by the exons ATGTCTAGGATATATCCCACAGAGTCTGGATGGCCCACCAAACGGCCCAGCTCGACAGACGGCCCGACTTTACTAACGGTCTGGAAGAAGTCTAGCATGGCATTCCAGGGGACCGACGGGTTCTCGGTTTTCGACGGCAAGGGGAGGTTGGTGTACCGAGTCGACAACTACTCGAGGAAGAATCGGTACATGTCAGGGGGGCTTGTTCTCATGGATGGAACTGGGCGGGCTCTATTGACTCTCAGGCCTCAG ATTTTGAGCATGACCCACCGATGGAACGGCTTTAGAGGCGACAATTGCTTGAAAACTAGGCCTGTGATGCCCGTTTTCTCAATGAGAAGGCGATCGATACTCCAGAACAGCGATGAAGCTGAAGTTTTCTTGAGTGGCCCCAAGAACCATGTCCCAATACCAGATTTTACAATGGACGGCTGCTTTAGGAAGCGGCATTGCAAGATCAGGAGTGCCACCGGGGAGCTGGCTGCTGAAATATCTAGGAAGAAAGTAAACACCACAGTTTTGCTTAGCGACGATGTATTTAGCCTGGTTGTTCAACCAGGCTACGATTGTGAATTGATCATGGCTTTTGTTATTGTAATGGACCGTATCTGTGGGAAACCATATGCCCCTGCCTTTTGTTCTTGA